One window of Carcharodon carcharias isolate sCarCar2 chromosome 25, sCarCar2.pri, whole genome shotgun sequence genomic DNA carries:
- the rnf214 gene encoding RING finger protein 214 isoform X6, with amino-acid sequence MPVFCSDSDLSSPEQQPPLAALEPTAFTAVQYPGSLTQDFDDIYESDPENSAEEDLADFVPDAHTVPEMVHGVQQSVPYVDYKETLLPYVTNYIGQSWLTDTPEGQFSKALLHESLRYTEPTASCGQSREKWSTGHAVPTSEEMMGKTLYKEEPNDDLDTGHNSFQHLPTLRSLTDSSVQTDRVTADAVVNTDQDVERYMNEVTAEREVLKDRYQEVLDRQRQMENQLQVKVRQLQQRQEEEENIYQSNVKQVQEMKVKLEELKKKSDKEKKEFVQKEQELKNEVARLYENGKRLMKEQEEKGKLVAILISNQSDKKEKLNEDLEKLRAQHKELNKNILEETERALKAEVLTLESKREFAIMMLDKATNEAELQICNLSSVPGSSDLVLKWQGRRNDIQEQRENIKNQYNGHIQMVKNGAKLSSLPHIQLPTLPPAPPEVLPDLVLQRTWQAPPVLPSFFPSNMSSSNVYSTASLRTAAASLMNFPPTSFLPGLGAQLEFDGHAAAPASKPATKLEKLLEKLEAKFPNCSRAQLTHILQQIKNSRGTIAGLSVDELMHQVAGRLVETEQAQPTHLLRVSTTTPGHFPPATSQTSPYFVLPKSRTGAQTSYQESPALVPGSPRLCLMCQKVVHVGEVQPVACSHIVHKECIKFWSQSNKNSSCPFCPTPR; translated from the exons TGATTCTGATCTGTCTTCGCCTGAACAACAGCCTCCTCTCGCAGCTTTAGAGCCCACTGCATTCACTGCTGTACAGTATCCTGGATCACTCACACAGGACTTTGATGATATCTATGAATCTGACCCAGAAAACAGTGCAGAGGAAGATCTTGCTGATTTTGTACCAGATGCCCATACTGTGCCTGAAATGGTACATGGAGTCCAGCAGTCTGTGCCCTATGTTGATTATAAAGAAACCCTGCTTCCTTATGTGACAAACTACatagggcagagttggctgactGATACCCCAGAGGGCCAGTTCTCAAAGGCACTTCTTCATGAATCATTAAGATACACTGAGCCAACAGCTAGTTGTGGGCAGAGTAGAGAGAAGTGGAGCACTGGTCACGCAGTACCAACCAGCGAAGAGATGATGGGAAAAACACTATATAAAGAGGAACCAAATGACGACCTGGACACAGGGCACAATAGTTTTCAACATCTACCAACATTAAGGTCATTAACAGATTCTTCAGTGCAG ACAGACCGTGTTACTGCAGATGCAGTGGTCAATACAGACCAGGATGTTGAAAGGTACATG AATGAAGTGACAGCTGAACGGGAGGTTTTGAAGGACAGATACCAGGAAGTGTTGGATcgacagagacagatggagaacCAGCTCCAAGTCAAAGTCCGACAGCTTCAGCAgcgacaggaggaggaggagaacatTTACCAG AGCAATGTTAAGCAGGTCCAAGAGATGAAGGTAAAATTGGAAGAACTGAAGAAGAAATCCGACAAAGAGAAGAAAGAGTTTGTTCAAAAAGAGCAAGAGTTGAAGAACGAAGTTGCGAGGCTTTATGAAAATGGGAAACG gCTGATGAAAGAGCAGGAAGAAAAGGGCAAACTGGTCGCCATCCTGATCAGTAATCAATCAGACAAAAA GGAGAAGTTGAATGAGGATTTGGAAAAACTGAGGGCGCAACATAAGGAGCTCAacaagaacattctggaagaaacAGAGCGTGCCTTGAAAGCTGAG GTTCTGACCCTGGAGAGCAAGAGGGAATTTGCAATTATGATGCTGGACAAAGCAACGAACGAGGCAGAATTACAGATTTGTAACTTAAG CTCTGTCCCAGGAAGCTCGGACCTTGTACTTAAATGGCAGGGAAGGCGGAATGACATACAGGAACAAAGGGAGAACATAAAG AATCAGTACAACGGTCACATTCAGATGGTGAAGAATGGTGCAAAACTCAGCAGTCTTCCTCATATACAATTGCCAACACTACCACCTGCTCCTCCAGAGGTACTG CCTGACCTAGTGCTCCAAAGAACGTGGCAAGCTCCTCCAGTGTTACCTTCGTTTTTCCCCAGTAACATGTCTTCCAGTAACGTGTATTCCACAGCGTCTTTACGCACAGCTGCCGCTTCTCTGATGAATTTTCCGCCCACAAGTTTCCTGCCAGGCCTGGGAGCACAGCTTGAATTTGATGGCCACGCAGCTGCACCTGCTTCCAAACCTGCTACGAAGCTGGAAAAGCTCCTGGAAAAACTGGAGGCAAAATTTCCTAATTGTAGTAG GGCTCAGCTTACCCACATTCTACAGCAGATTAAGAACTCGCGTGGAACTATTGCTGGCCTTTCTGTGGATGAACTAATGCATCAAGTGGCTGGGAGGCTGGTGGAAACAGAACAG GCACAACCAACACATCTGCTTCGAGTCTCCACCACCACGCCTGGACACTTTCCACCAGCGACTTCTCAGACCAGCCCTTACTTTGTCCTGCCGAAAAGTAGAACTGGAGCTCAGACTTCATACCAAGAGAGTCCAGCGCTG GTGCCGGGCAGCCCACGGCTTTGTTTGATGTGTCAGAAGGTCGTGCATGTCGGTGAAGTGCAGCCAGTGGCCTGTTCACACATTGTCCACAAAGAG
- the rnf214 gene encoding RING finger protein 214 isoform X5 translates to MDLDEKTEAAAAKLSPETMSTDVSPETSGQVTTVDCDAALANLTLSDSDLSSPEQQPPLAALEPTAFTAVQYPGSLTQDFDDIYESDPENSAEEDLADFVPDAHTVPEMVHGVQQSVPYVDYKETLLPYVTNYIGQSWLTDTPEGQFSKALLHESLRYTEPTASCGQSREKWSTGHAVPTSEEMMGKTLYKEEPNDDLDTGHNSFQHLPTLRSLTDSSVQTDRVTADAVVNTDQDVERYMNEVTAEREVLKDRYQEVLDRQRQMENQLQVKVRQLQQRQEEEENIYQSNVKQVQEMKVKLEELKKKSDKEKKEFVQKEQELKNEVARLYENGKRLMKEQEEKGKLVAILISNQSDKKEKLNEDLEKLRAQHKELNKNILEETERALKAEVLTLESKREFAIMMLDKATNEAELQICNLSSVPGSSDLVLKWQGRRNDIQEQRENIKNQYNGHIQMVKNGAKLSSLPHIQLPTLPPAPPEVLPDLVLQRTWQAPPVLPSFFPSNMSSSNVYSTASLRTAAASLMNFPPTSFLPGLGAQLEFDGHAAAPASKPATKLEKLLEKLEAKFPNCSRAQLTHILQQIKNSRGTIAGLSVDELMHQVAGRLVETEQAQPTHLLRVSTTTPGHFPPATSQTSPYFVLPKSRTGAQTSYQESPALVPGSPRLCLMCQKVVHVGEVQPVACSHIVHKECIKFWSQSNKNSSCPFCPTPR, encoded by the exons ATGGATTTGGATGAAAAAACTGAGGCAGCAGCTGCCAAACTGTCTCCAGAAACCATGTCTACCGACGTGTCACCAGAGACGTCTGGGCAAGTTACAACTGTAGACTGTGATGCAGCACTTGCAAACCTTACTCTAAG TGATTCTGATCTGTCTTCGCCTGAACAACAGCCTCCTCTCGCAGCTTTAGAGCCCACTGCATTCACTGCTGTACAGTATCCTGGATCACTCACACAGGACTTTGATGATATCTATGAATCTGACCCAGAAAACAGTGCAGAGGAAGATCTTGCTGATTTTGTACCAGATGCCCATACTGTGCCTGAAATGGTACATGGAGTCCAGCAGTCTGTGCCCTATGTTGATTATAAAGAAACCCTGCTTCCTTATGTGACAAACTACatagggcagagttggctgactGATACCCCAGAGGGCCAGTTCTCAAAGGCACTTCTTCATGAATCATTAAGATACACTGAGCCAACAGCTAGTTGTGGGCAGAGTAGAGAGAAGTGGAGCACTGGTCACGCAGTACCAACCAGCGAAGAGATGATGGGAAAAACACTATATAAAGAGGAACCAAATGACGACCTGGACACAGGGCACAATAGTTTTCAACATCTACCAACATTAAGGTCATTAACAGATTCTTCAGTGCAG ACAGACCGTGTTACTGCAGATGCAGTGGTCAATACAGACCAGGATGTTGAAAGGTACATG AATGAAGTGACAGCTGAACGGGAGGTTTTGAAGGACAGATACCAGGAAGTGTTGGATcgacagagacagatggagaacCAGCTCCAAGTCAAAGTCCGACAGCTTCAGCAgcgacaggaggaggaggagaacatTTACCAG AGCAATGTTAAGCAGGTCCAAGAGATGAAGGTAAAATTGGAAGAACTGAAGAAGAAATCCGACAAAGAGAAGAAAGAGTTTGTTCAAAAAGAGCAAGAGTTGAAGAACGAAGTTGCGAGGCTTTATGAAAATGGGAAACG gCTGATGAAAGAGCAGGAAGAAAAGGGCAAACTGGTCGCCATCCTGATCAGTAATCAATCAGACAAAAA GGAGAAGTTGAATGAGGATTTGGAAAAACTGAGGGCGCAACATAAGGAGCTCAacaagaacattctggaagaaacAGAGCGTGCCTTGAAAGCTGAG GTTCTGACCCTGGAGAGCAAGAGGGAATTTGCAATTATGATGCTGGACAAAGCAACGAACGAGGCAGAATTACAGATTTGTAACTTAAG CTCTGTCCCAGGAAGCTCGGACCTTGTACTTAAATGGCAGGGAAGGCGGAATGACATACAGGAACAAAGGGAGAACATAAAG AATCAGTACAACGGTCACATTCAGATGGTGAAGAATGGTGCAAAACTCAGCAGTCTTCCTCATATACAATTGCCAACACTACCACCTGCTCCTCCAGAGGTACTG CCTGACCTAGTGCTCCAAAGAACGTGGCAAGCTCCTCCAGTGTTACCTTCGTTTTTCCCCAGTAACATGTCTTCCAGTAACGTGTATTCCACAGCGTCTTTACGCACAGCTGCCGCTTCTCTGATGAATTTTCCGCCCACAAGTTTCCTGCCAGGCCTGGGAGCACAGCTTGAATTTGATGGCCACGCAGCTGCACCTGCTTCCAAACCTGCTACGAAGCTGGAAAAGCTCCTGGAAAAACTGGAGGCAAAATTTCCTAATTGTAGTAG GGCTCAGCTTACCCACATTCTACAGCAGATTAAGAACTCGCGTGGAACTATTGCTGGCCTTTCTGTGGATGAACTAATGCATCAAGTGGCTGGGAGGCTGGTGGAAACAGAACAG GCACAACCAACACATCTGCTTCGAGTCTCCACCACCACGCCTGGACACTTTCCACCAGCGACTTCTCAGACCAGCCCTTACTTTGTCCTGCCGAAAAGTAGAACTGGAGCTCAGACTTCATACCAAGAGAGTCCAGCGCTG GTGCCGGGCAGCCCACGGCTTTGTTTGATGTGTCAGAAGGTCGTGCATGTCGGTGAAGTGCAGCCAGTGGCCTGTTCACACATTGTCCACAAAGAG